In Arcobacter ellisii, a genomic segment contains:
- a CDS encoding cobalamin B12-binding domain-containing protein gives MNNKYQELFEELLSNLLNGQKNNFYDLVQKNLKLFDNNIFLFIQELINPLMYKVGQLWQLNELSVAKEHLASSLIDDVINYYIKDNLFLDIDKPKVIISTVGDELHNLGIKIVGKFLESNGFSVKNLGSKLSNKELINSIYELKPDLVILSVTLPSNVATLQQIVKELKSDYNLFLGKIIIGGQGLFVNNKMISIKEADFCSKNLEDLKIFLKTLNYSIKNEMEEII, from the coding sequence GTGAATAATAAATATCAAGAGCTATTTGAAGAACTTTTATCTAATTTATTAAATGGTCAAAAGAATAATTTTTATGATTTAGTTCAAAAAAACTTAAAACTTTTTGATAATAATATTTTTCTTTTTATTCAAGAGTTAATAAATCCTTTGATGTATAAAGTTGGTCAACTTTGGCAACTAAACGAGTTAAGTGTAGCAAAAGAGCATTTGGCTAGTTCTTTAATTGATGATGTGATTAATTATTATATAAAAGATAATCTTTTTCTTGATATTGATAAACCAAAAGTAATTATCTCAACTGTAGGTGATGAATTACATAATTTGGGAATAAAAATTGTAGGAAAATTTCTCGAAAGTAATGGATTTAGTGTAAAAAATCTAGGTTCAAAATTATCAAATAAAGAGTTGATAAATTCAATTTATGAACTAAAACCTGATTTAGTAATTTTAAGTGTAACCCTTCCTTCAAATGTTGCAACTTTGCAACAAATAGTAAAAGAGTTAAAAAGTGATTATAATCTTTTTTTGGGAAAAATAATTATTGGTGGACAAGGATTATTTGTAAATAATAAAATGATTTCCATAAAAGAGGCTGATTTTTGTAGTAAAAATTTGGAAGATTTAAAAATATTTCTGAAAACTTTAAATTACAGCATAAAAAATGAGATGGAAGAGATTATTTAA
- the motA gene encoding flagellar motor stator protein MotA: MDLTVLIGIIGAIASISIGDILEGGNPVHVVHITSLIIVIPTAMFAAAAACETSAIKAAFIELKMVFKQLPIDFESRIDELVEYSILVKKNGVLSLEKYLEEIDDEFLKEAMNMVVDGSKEEQIEESLDAIIEETEHYYHSASHYWILAAETSPTIGLIGAVLGLILALQRLDNPAEMAAGIAGAFTATVTGIAASYVFFGPWGNKMRAKARTIIKEKEIILYAAKAIVRGDAPGELKLKLTKLITVMPLRS, translated from the coding sequence ATGGATTTAACTGTACTTATTGGGATAATTGGGGCTATTGCATCTATTTCTATTGGTGATATATTAGAAGGTGGTAATCCAGTTCACGTTGTTCATATTACATCTTTAATAATCGTTATTCCAACAGCAATGTTTGCAGCAGCAGCAGCTTGTGAAACTTCAGCTATAAAAGCAGCTTTTATTGAATTAAAAATGGTTTTTAAACAATTACCAATTGATTTTGAAAGTAGAATTGATGAATTAGTTGAGTATTCAATTTTAGTTAAAAAAAATGGAGTTCTTTCTTTAGAAAAATATCTTGAAGAAATAGATGATGAATTTCTAAAAGAAGCAATGAATATGGTTGTTGATGGTTCTAAAGAAGAACAAATAGAAGAATCTTTAGATGCAATTATTGAAGAAACAGAACACTATTATCACAGTGCATCTCACTATTGGATATTAGCAGCTGAAACATCACCAACTATTGGATTAATTGGTGCAGTTCTTGGACTAATCTTAGCTTTACAAAGATTAGATAATCCAGCAGAAATGGCAGCAGGAATTGCAGGTGCATTTACAGCAACAGTTACAGGAATTGCAGCATCTTATGTTTTCTTTGGTCCATGGGGAAATAAAATGAGAGCTAAAGCTCGTACAATTATAAAAGAAAAAGAGATAATTTTATATGCAGCAAAAGCTATTGTAAGAGGTGATGCTCCAGGTGAATTGAAGTTAAAATTAACTAAATTAATAACAGTTATGCCCTTAAGAAGTTAA
- the motB gene encoding flagellar motor protein MotB, translated as MARRRRKKCECPSGEKWAVPYADFLSLLLALFIALYALASVNVEKQKALKEEFFKIFNLHVDTSSMVDREKISQAIAENNANMDDAKDTFAQINSKLNDLETKNANDGNFEERINGALMSIPAQLLFEDGRADIKSKDATVFFSRLAKIITVLPKDTQINVKGYAEDYEIKGSKYKDALDLSTARANNVIRELLKYDIPAEKLYSSGFGSTKLSEIKDRKAVEFEFKTTKQFVKEHTIDDLLKDN; from the coding sequence ATGGCAAGAAGACGACGAAAAAAATGTGAATGTCCTTCTGGCGAAAAATGGGCAGTTCCATATGCAGATTTTTTGAGTTTATTACTTGCATTATTTATTGCTCTTTATGCTTTAGCTTCTGTAAATGTAGAAAAACAAAAGGCTTTAAAAGAAGAGTTTTTTAAAATCTTTAATTTACATGTAGATACAAGTTCTATGGTAGATAGAGAAAAAATTTCTCAAGCGATTGCAGAAAATAATGCAAATATGGATGATGCTAAAGATACTTTTGCACAAATAAATTCAAAGTTAAATGATTTAGAAACTAAAAATGCAAATGATGGAAACTTTGAAGAAAGAATAAACGGGGCATTGATGTCGATACCTGCGCAACTTTTATTTGAAGATGGTAGAGCTGATATAAAAAGTAAAGATGCAACTGTATTTTTCTCAAGATTGGCTAAAATAATAACTGTTTTACCTAAAGATACACAAATAAATGTAAAGGGTTATGCTGAAGATTATGAAATTAAAGGCTCAAAGTATAAAGATGCTTTAGATTTATCAACAGCAAGAGCAAATAATGTAATTAGAGAATTATTAAAGTATGATATTCCAGCTGAAAAATTATATTCAAGTGGTTTTGGTTCAACAAAACTTTCTGAAATTAAAGATAGAAAAGCTGTTGAATTTGAATTTAAAACAACAAAACAGTTTGTTAAAGAGCATACTATTGATGATTTGTTAAAAGATAATTAG
- a CDS encoding DUF475 domain-containing protein: MKEKSIVSYFYGFFVVWFIASLLLYFYGGIFAVYQGTILSVLELSLSFDNAVVNATILATMAVVWRQRFLVWGMIIAVFGVRFIFPIFIVYFSTSMNLVDSFNLAITNPDEYEKIIESSHHVIMSFGGMFLLMLFLKFLFDANKDLHWIKYIENFATKISKKGDIKIIFILFLMLGITYFAPNEVVMGDEMAVVNKIEILAPMLIGMIAFYLIEFFKDFMEKNKEEKDSKVTQLSGGFISFIYLEIIDMSFSLDGVLGAFAVTQNIVIIMLGLGIGAMAVRSLTIYMVEKDVVTKYIYLEHGAMWSIGFLSFSMIIQIFHHLPSMFVTTLAIVPISLAFIQSIYKNRQFILDSEK, translated from the coding sequence TTGAAAGAAAAATCTATAGTTTCATATTTTTATGGATTTTTTGTAGTTTGGTTTATTGCTAGTTTATTACTCTATTTTTATGGTGGAATATTTGCAGTTTATCAAGGTACAATTTTATCAGTTCTTGAATTATCTTTATCTTTTGATAATGCAGTTGTAAATGCCACAATTTTGGCAACAATGGCTGTTGTTTGGAGACAAAGATTTCTTGTTTGGGGTATGATTATTGCTGTTTTTGGAGTAAGATTTATATTTCCTATTTTCATAGTATATTTTTCAACATCAATGAATTTAGTTGATTCATTTAATCTAGCAATAACTAATCCAGATGAGTATGAAAAAATAATAGAGAGTTCTCATCATGTGATTATGTCTTTTGGTGGGATGTTTTTATTGATGTTATTTTTGAAGTTTTTATTTGACGCAAACAAAGATTTACATTGGATAAAATATATTGAAAATTTTGCAACAAAAATATCAAAAAAAGGTGATATAAAAATTATATTTATTCTTTTTTTGATGTTAGGAATTACATATTTTGCACCAAATGAAGTAGTAATGGGCGATGAAATGGCAGTTGTAAATAAGATAGAAATACTTGCACCTATGTTAATTGGAATGATTGCTTTTTATTTAATAGAGTTTTTTAAAGATTTTATGGAAAAAAATAAAGAAGAAAAAGATTCTAAAGTTACTCAATTAAGTGGTGGTTTTATCTCTTTTATTTATCTTGAGATTATTGATATGTCATTTTCATTAGATGGAGTTTTAGGTGCTTTTGCAGTTACTCAAAATATTGTTATTATTATGTTAGGACTTGGAATTGGTGCGATGGCTGTTAGGTCTTTAACTATATACATGGTTGAAAAAGATGTTGTAACAAAATATATCTATCTTGAACATGGAGCTATGTGGTCTATTGGTTTTTTATCTTTTTCTATGATAATACAGATTTTTCACCATCTTCCATCAATGTTTGTTACAACTTTAGCAATTGTTCCAATTTCACTTGCCTTTATTCAATCAATTTATAAAAATAGACAATTTATTTTAGATAGTGAAAAATAA
- a CDS encoding Sec-independent protein translocase subunit TatA/TatB — protein MFHMPSGMQLVVIMVVILLLFGGKKIPELAKGLGSGIKNFKKAISDDDTELQADTKTVQTKNEERKI, from the coding sequence ATGTTTCATATGCCAAGTGGAATGCAATTAGTTGTAATTATGGTTGTAATACTTTTACTTTTTGGTGGTAAAAAAATACCTGAATTAGCAAAAGGTTTAGGAAGTGGAATTAAAAACTTTAAAAAAGCAATAAGTGATGATGATACTGAATTACAAGCAGATACAAAAACAGTACAAACAAAAAATGAAGAAAGAAAAATATAA